In bacterium, the DNA window CGGCGTTCGCATACTTTGCGAAGAAACGCCATGGTGGGATACCATTCCAAACCACCCGGCTCGGGCGTCCCGGTCGCCGGTATAATACTGGGATCCAGTCCATCGCAATCTATGGTGATATACACTTTTTCTTTCAATGCGTGAATCGCCTCGAGCATCCATTCGTCCCCGCTGCCGACAATATCCTTCGCGTAAAAGGTTTGAATGTTGTTCTGCTGAATCAGTTTCCGTTCCTCGATACATTGCGCGCGAATACCGATTTGAACAATGTTTTTATTAAAATCCCAAATACGCTTCATAACACATGCGTGACTCCACGGCGTATCATGGTACGTTTCGCGCAAATCCGAATGCGCGTCAATCTGTAGTACGGAGAAATCATCGCCTAAGCGATCGTGGAATGCGCGTACGATCGGCGAGGTTACCGTATGTTCGCCCCCGAGGCATACGGGCATTTTTTGGTCATCTAAAATTTTTCCAACGGCCTGCTGGATTTGTTTCATCGCTTTTTCACCTTTGTTCTTTCCAAAGGTTACCGGTTTAAGCGTGGCAATGCCAAAGTCATATACGCTATCGCGATCCAGCTCTTCATCATAAAACTCAACCATCTGCGAAGCTTTAATGATCGCTTTGGGGCCCTTACGCGTTCCCTGACCATAACTGGTTGTTGCTTCGTAAGGAATCGGCAAAACGGCAAATTTGGCCGTTTTGTAATCCGATAATTTTTTTTCTATGCCCAAAAAGTTATCGGGTGTTTTACTCATGATATTTCTCCGAAATTAAACTAGGTGATTTTTATAAATCTATGCCGGTTACCATACATCAAAATATATCATGCAGACCATACGTCACGATCCATCGCGTCATGATCCGGATCGAGTGGAATACCGCCGCGCAAGGGCTTGGTTTCCAGATTATTACGCCCATCAAACAGACCCACGGAAAAACGACACGGTAAAGGAATGCGCGAACGTATTATGCGCCACTCTGCAATTTCACCGAAGACCCAATCCTGAGTATGTACATTCAACTCCTGTGCATGCACTACGCGCTGGCCTTCATAATCAAAAAAAGCCTGTACAGTAAATTTTTTTTCGCGCAACAAAGTAATTTGATCG includes these proteins:
- the speB gene encoding agmatinase, with protein sequence MSKTPDNFLGIEKKLSDYKTAKFAVLPIPYEATTSYGQGTRKGPKAIIKASQMVEFYDEELDRDSVYDFGIATLKPVTFGKNKGEKAMKQIQQAVGKILDDQKMPVCLGGEHTVTSPIVRAFHDRLGDDFSVLQIDAHSDLRETYHDTPWSHACVMKRIWDFNKNIVQIGIRAQCIEERKLIQQNNIQTFYAKDIVGSGDEWMLEAIHALKEKVYITIDCDGLDPSIIPATGTPEPGGLEWYPTMAFLRKVCERRTVIGFDIVELAPHKQFPFSDYALAKMAYKLMGYVSAKK